One window of the Leptolyngbya iicbica LK genome contains the following:
- a CDS encoding carbon dioxide-concentrating mechanism protein CcmK, which translates to MPQAVGSLETKGFPPVLAAADAMVKAGRVTLVNYIRAGSARFCINIRGDISEVKAAMEAGVAAAENSPGGVLETWVIIPRPHENVVAVLPIDFGEDVQVFRQAVEQPVLPGGNGGRS; encoded by the coding sequence ATGCCTCAGGCAGTTGGCTCCCTTGAGACGAAAGGCTTTCCGCCTGTTTTGGCGGCAGCAGATGCCATGGTAAAAGCCGGGCGAGTAACTTTGGTGAACTACATTCGCGCTGGCAGTGCTCGGTTTTGCATCAACATTCGGGGCGACATTTCTGAAGTGAAAGCAGCCATGGAGGCTGGCGTTGCCGCTGCCGAAAACTCCCCCGGTGGGGTATTGGAAACTTGGGTCATCATTCCCCGTCCCCATGAAAACGTGGTTGCGGTTTTACCCATCGACTTTGGTGAAGATGTTCAAGTCTTCCGTCAAGCCGTTGAACAGCCTGTGTTGCCAGGCGGTAACGGCGGGCGCAGCTAA
- a CDS encoding carbon dioxide-concentrating mechanism protein CcmK — MPFAVGVIETYGFPAMLAVADAMVKAGRVTIVKYEQADSGRQFVCIRGPVSEVKRAVEAGLIVGSDLPNEGCVTTHYIVPNPPENLEVVLPIDFTEASEEFWIEEIRDNRLPGF, encoded by the coding sequence ATGCCGTTTGCTGTTGGTGTGATCGAAACGTACGGATTTCCAGCCATGCTGGCTGTGGCAGACGCCATGGTTAAGGCAGGCCGAGTCACGATTGTGAAGTATGAACAAGCCGACAGTGGCCGCCAGTTTGTCTGCATTCGCGGTCCTGTGTCTGAAGTCAAACGCGCAGTGGAAGCGGGCCTGATTGTCGGTAGCGATTTGCCCAATGAGGGATGCGTCACGACGCACTACATCGTGCCCAACCCACCCGAAAATCTGGAAGTGGTCTTGCCGATTGATTTCACTGAAGCATCTGAAGAGTTTTGGATTGAAGAAATTCGGGACAATCGCTTACCCGGATTTTAA